From the genome of Leptodactylus fuscus isolate aLepFus1 chromosome 1, aLepFus1.hap2, whole genome shotgun sequence, one region includes:
- the MBOAT4 gene encoding membrane-bound ghrelin O-acyltransferase MBOAT4: MTNHNHTIRQVCENYIARLSVAHRQAMQRFSQRLSFLPGFRYIYLLVGGVILAIKSMGHYAILLFTPALGATVLFHKSNYHSIHRSAFLLQMAWQTVCHLWVMYRQYYLQEILTIKVSIMISSLMLLTQKITSLALDIHERKVTLSTKDAMKLKEKSLHLPPCSTLAVLSYLLFFPALLGGPLCSFVKFQQQISNCKVCDNLWCIWTAVKACTLFFLFHTLRGILFEHVTFEYDLTNCRHWECVYVMWSTALSFKLTYYSHWLLDEALLYSAGFHLGLCSYTAFTDSNIYALETTNRISVFARTWNKSTAKWLRRLVFQRCLKQPLLSTFAFSAWWHGLYPGQIFGFICWALMVEADYRIHAKLSIISKSPYIRFLCKVMLWFQTQMIIAFIMLAVEMRNLTMLMALLFSYNSLFPFFYCVLLIFLIKLKP, from the exons aTACATATATCTGCTAGTTGGAGGAGTGATTTTAGCCATTAAGTCAATGGGACATTATGCCATATTGTTGTTCACTCCTGCTCTGGGTGCTACAGTATTGTTTCACAAATCCAACTACCACTCCATACACAGATCGGCCTTTCTTCTGCAGATGGCATGGCAAACTGTTTGCCATCTATGGGTGATGTACAGGCAATACTACTTACAGGAAATATTGACTATAAA GGTGTCCATCATGATTTCCTCTCTTATGCTGCTGACTCAGAAAATCACATCCCTTGCTCTGGATATCCATGAGAGAAAAGTGACCCTAAGCACAAAGGATGCCATGAAGTTGAAGGAGAAAagccttcatctgccaccatgcTCCACACTAGCTGTCCTCTCCTACTTACTGTTTTTCCCGGCACTCCTGGGTGGTCCGCTATGTTCATTTGTGAAGTTCCAGCAGCAGATCAGTAACTGTAAAGTGTGTGATAACCTGTGGTGCATCTGGACTGCGGTTAAAGCCTGCACATTATTCTTCCTTTTCCATACACTACGAGGTATATTATTTGAGCATGTGACCTTTGAGTACGACCTCACAAACTGTAGACATTGGGaatgtgtatatgtaatgtggagcacagcattgtcatttAAACTGACCTACTACTCCCACTGGCTGCTGGATGAAGCCCTATTATACAGTGCAGGCTTTCACCTAGGACTATGTTCCTACACAGCATTTACTGACAGCAACATCTATGCATTAGAAACAACCAACAGAATCTCAGTGTTTGCCAGGACTTGGAATAAAAGCACAGCAAAATGGCTCAGAAGACTTGTATTCCAAAGATGCTTGAAGCAACCATTACTGAGCACATTTGCTTTTTCTGCTTGGTGGCACGGACTGTACCCTGGACAAATTTTTGGCTTTATATGTTGGGCTTTGATGGTAGAAGCCGATTACAGGATACATGCCAAGTTAAGCATTATATCAAAATCGCCATATATCAGATTTCTCTGCAAAGTAATGCTGTGGTTCCAGACACAAATGATTATTGCTTTCATCATGTTAGCTGTAGAAATGAGGAACTTAACAATGCTAATGGCTTTGCTCTTTTCTTATAacagtttatttccttttttctatTGTGTTTTATTGATATTCTTGATAAAACTAAAGCCATAA